The following are from one region of the Gallaecimonas xiamenensis 3-C-1 genome:
- the crcB gene encoding fluoride efflux transporter CrcB, whose product MQGLLFVAMGGAVGAMLRFGISEFCVWLLGRGFPYGTLLVNTLGSFLMGILMGLVFAGHIDAHPWRQLIGLGFLGALTTYSTFAMDNVLLLQQGDFLKAGLNIFLNVSLTILLALAGMALVRQNL is encoded by the coding sequence ATGCAAGGACTGTTGTTTGTTGCCATGGGCGGTGCCGTGGGCGCCATGCTGCGTTTTGGCATCAGTGAATTTTGCGTCTGGCTGCTGGGCCGGGGCTTTCCTTACGGTACCTTGCTGGTCAATACCCTGGGCTCTTTCCTGATGGGGATCTTGATGGGCCTGGTCTTTGCCGGCCATATCGATGCCCACCCCTGGCGCCAACTGATCGGCCTGGGTTTTTTGGGGGCCTTGACCACCTATTCCACCTTCGCCATGGATAACGTGCTGCTGCTGCAGCAAGGGGACTTTCTCAAGGCTGGCCTCAACATCTTCCTTAACGTTAGCCTCACCATACTCCTGGCCTTGGCGGGTATGGCGCTGGTCCGACAAAACTTGTAA